The following coding sequences lie in one Oncorhynchus kisutch isolate 150728-3 linkage group LG3, Okis_V2, whole genome shotgun sequence genomic window:
- the LOC109871534 gene encoding nuclear receptor ROR-beta-like isoform X1: protein MKTDVVAQIEVIPCKICGDKSSGIHYGVITCEGCKGFFRRSQQNNAAYSCPRQRNCLIDRTNRNRCQHCRLQKCLALGMSRDAVKFGRMSKKQRDSLYAEVQKHQQRILNERQQQTCEAEALARVYSSSLTNGLSTLNHEIGGTYANGHVIELPKGQVNGGATGGYYHGMDSTQPSPDQSGLDLAGIKHIKQEPVYDLTPVANLFNYSTYQDSQLAHSNVSMGELDRIAQNIIKSHLETCQYTADELQQLAWQTHSYDDIKMYQSKTRDVLWQQCAIQITHSIQYVVEFAKRISGFMELCQNDQILLLKSGCLEVVLVRMCRAFNPLNNTVLFEGKYGGMQMFKALGCDDLVSAVFDFAKSLCSLQLTEEEIALFSAAVLISTDRPWLMEPRKVQKLQEKIYFALQHIMQKNHMDEDALAKLIGRIPMLSAVCTLHTEELQAFQQLHPETVNVLFPPLYKELFNPDPNAAITMPK from the exons ATGAAAACGGATGTCGTAG CCCAAATCGAAGTTATACCGTGCAAAATCTGTGGAGACAAATCATCAGGAATCCACTATGGAGTCATCACGTGTGAGGGCTGCAAA GGGTTCTTCAGACGAAGTCAGCAGAACAACGCTGCATACTCATGCCCTCGCCAGAGGAACTGTCTGATCGACAGGACCAACCGAAACCGCTGCCAGCACTGCCGTTTACAGAAGTGTCTTGCACTCGGAATGTCCAGAGATG CGGTGAAGTTTGGCCGCATGTCCAAGAAGCAGCGTGACAGCCTGTACGCCGAGGTACAGAAGCACCAGCAGCGGATCCTGAATGAGCGGCAGCAGCAGACGTGTGAGGCAGAGGCCCTGGCGCGTGTCTACTCCTCCAGCCTGACCAACGGCCTCAGCACCCTCAACCACGAGATCGGAGGCACTTACGCCAACGGCCACGTCATCGAGCTCCCCAAGGGCCAGGTGAACGGTGGTGCCACGGGTGGCTACTACCATGGTATGGACTCCACCCAGCCCTCCCCGGACCAGTCAGGCCTGGACTTGGCGGGCATTAAGCACATCAAGCAGGAGCCGGTGTACGACCTGACCCCTGTGGCTAACCTGTTCAACTATAGCACCTACCAGGACAGTCAGCTGGCGCACAGCAATGTCAGCATGGGAGAGCTAG ATCGTATCGCCCAGAACATTATAAAGTCTCACCTGGAGACCTGTCAATACACAGCAGATGAGCTGCAGCAGCTGGCCTGGCAAACACACTCCTACGATGACATCAAGATGTACCAGAGCAAA ACGCGAGATGTGCTGTGGCAGCAGTGTGCCATCCAGATCACCCATTCCATCCAGTATGTGGTGGAGTTTGCCAAGCGCATCTCAGGCTTCATGGAGCTTTGCCAGAACGACCAGATCCTCCTGCTCAAGTCAG gttGTCTGGAGGTGGTCCTGGTTAGAATGTGTCGGGCGTTTAACCCACTCAACAACACAGTACTGTTTGAGGGGAAGTACGGGGGCATGCAGATGTTCAAAGCACTAG GTTGTGACGACTTGGTCAGCGCTGTGTTTGACTTTGCCAAGAGTCTGTGCTCTCTGCAGCTCACTGAGGAGGAGATCGCTCTGTTCTCTGCAGCAGTGCTCATCTCCACAG ACCGTCCATGGCTGATGGAACCCAGGAAGGTGCAAAAGCTCCAGGAGAAGATCTACTTTGCGCTGCAGCACATCATGCAGAAGAACCACATGGACGAGGACGCGCTGGCTAAG cTGATTGGTCGGATACCCATGCTGTCGGCCGTGTGTACTCTCCACACCGAGGAGCTGCAGGCCTTCCAGCAGCTTCACCCTGAGACGGTGAATGTGCTCTTCCCCCCGCTCTACAAGGAGCTGTTCAATCCCGACCCCAATGCAGCGATCACCATGCCCAAGTGA
- the LOC109871534 gene encoding nuclear receptor ROR-beta-like isoform X2 — MRAQIEVIPCKICGDKSSGIHYGVITCEGCKGFFRRSQQNNAAYSCPRQRNCLIDRTNRNRCQHCRLQKCLALGMSRDAVKFGRMSKKQRDSLYAEVQKHQQRILNERQQQTCEAEALARVYSSSLTNGLSTLNHEIGGTYANGHVIELPKGQVNGGATGGYYHGMDSTQPSPDQSGLDLAGIKHIKQEPVYDLTPVANLFNYSTYQDSQLAHSNVSMGELDRIAQNIIKSHLETCQYTADELQQLAWQTHSYDDIKMYQSKTRDVLWQQCAIQITHSIQYVVEFAKRISGFMELCQNDQILLLKSGCLEVVLVRMCRAFNPLNNTVLFEGKYGGMQMFKALGCDDLVSAVFDFAKSLCSLQLTEEEIALFSAAVLISTDRPWLMEPRKVQKLQEKIYFALQHIMQKNHMDEDALAKLIGRIPMLSAVCTLHTEELQAFQQLHPETVNVLFPPLYKELFNPDPNAAITMPK, encoded by the exons CCCAAATCGAAGTTATACCGTGCAAAATCTGTGGAGACAAATCATCAGGAATCCACTATGGAGTCATCACGTGTGAGGGCTGCAAA GGGTTCTTCAGACGAAGTCAGCAGAACAACGCTGCATACTCATGCCCTCGCCAGAGGAACTGTCTGATCGACAGGACCAACCGAAACCGCTGCCAGCACTGCCGTTTACAGAAGTGTCTTGCACTCGGAATGTCCAGAGATG CGGTGAAGTTTGGCCGCATGTCCAAGAAGCAGCGTGACAGCCTGTACGCCGAGGTACAGAAGCACCAGCAGCGGATCCTGAATGAGCGGCAGCAGCAGACGTGTGAGGCAGAGGCCCTGGCGCGTGTCTACTCCTCCAGCCTGACCAACGGCCTCAGCACCCTCAACCACGAGATCGGAGGCACTTACGCCAACGGCCACGTCATCGAGCTCCCCAAGGGCCAGGTGAACGGTGGTGCCACGGGTGGCTACTACCATGGTATGGACTCCACCCAGCCCTCCCCGGACCAGTCAGGCCTGGACTTGGCGGGCATTAAGCACATCAAGCAGGAGCCGGTGTACGACCTGACCCCTGTGGCTAACCTGTTCAACTATAGCACCTACCAGGACAGTCAGCTGGCGCACAGCAATGTCAGCATGGGAGAGCTAG ATCGTATCGCCCAGAACATTATAAAGTCTCACCTGGAGACCTGTCAATACACAGCAGATGAGCTGCAGCAGCTGGCCTGGCAAACACACTCCTACGATGACATCAAGATGTACCAGAGCAAA ACGCGAGATGTGCTGTGGCAGCAGTGTGCCATCCAGATCACCCATTCCATCCAGTATGTGGTGGAGTTTGCCAAGCGCATCTCAGGCTTCATGGAGCTTTGCCAGAACGACCAGATCCTCCTGCTCAAGTCAG gttGTCTGGAGGTGGTCCTGGTTAGAATGTGTCGGGCGTTTAACCCACTCAACAACACAGTACTGTTTGAGGGGAAGTACGGGGGCATGCAGATGTTCAAAGCACTAG GTTGTGACGACTTGGTCAGCGCTGTGTTTGACTTTGCCAAGAGTCTGTGCTCTCTGCAGCTCACTGAGGAGGAGATCGCTCTGTTCTCTGCAGCAGTGCTCATCTCCACAG ACCGTCCATGGCTGATGGAACCCAGGAAGGTGCAAAAGCTCCAGGAGAAGATCTACTTTGCGCTGCAGCACATCATGCAGAAGAACCACATGGACGAGGACGCGCTGGCTAAG cTGATTGGTCGGATACCCATGCTGTCGGCCGTGTGTACTCTCCACACCGAGGAGCTGCAGGCCTTCCAGCAGCTTCACCCTGAGACGGTGAATGTGCTCTTCCCCCCGCTCTACAAGGAGCTGTTCAATCCCGACCCCAATGCAGCGATCACCATGCCCAAGTGA